In a genomic window of Sarcophilus harrisii chromosome 4, mSarHar1.11, whole genome shotgun sequence:
- the LOC100918396 gene encoding olfactory receptor 10X1-like, translating into MRINQTFLEEFIFFGFSAYLEWQIVLFVCFFFVYLLTLTGNLVIMALTWVDHALHIPMYLFLAALSFSETCYTLAIIPKMLIDLLAKNRSISIPGCALQMFFFLGLGGTNCIILTVMGFDRFLAICHPLRYPTLMTNKACGQLVASAWIGGFFVSSTETTLIFWGSFCGPNLIKQFFCHMRAVTKLSCLNSYLKEIIVTVISESGLLGTFLFIILTYVFILSTVLKIPSAEGRKKAFSTCASHLTVVIIHFGFAAIVYLKPEAQEGDDSLITIPYTVVTPFLSPIIFTLRNKDMKNSLKRVLDKKVALTK; encoded by the coding sequence aTGAGGATCAATCAGACTTTCCTAGAAGAATTCATCTTCTTTGGATTCTCAGCTTACCTAGAATGGCAAATTGTCCTATTTGTTTGCTTCTTCTTTGTCTACCTTCTTACCCTCACTGGCAACTTGGTCATCATGGCCCTCACGTGGGTGGACCATGCCCTCCATATTCCCATGTACCTCTTTCTTgctgccctttccttctctgaaacCTGCTATACATTAGCCATAATCCCCAAAATGCTGATAGACCTGTTGGCCAAGAATAGAAGCATTTCTATCCCAGGTTGTGCCCTCCAGATGTTTTTCTTCCTTGGACTTGGTGGCACCAACTGTATTATCCTTACAGTGATGGGCTTTGATCGGTTCCTGGCCATCTGTCATCCCCTGCGCTACCCCACACTCATGACCAACAAAGCATGTGGGCAACTTGTGGCTTCAGCTTGGATTGGTGGATTCTTTGTTTCCTCAACAGAAACAACACTGATATTTTGGGGATCCTTCTGTGGCCCCAATCTTATCAAACAATTCTTCTGCCACATGAGAGCAGTGACCAAATTGTCCTGTCTAAATAGTTACCTCAAAGAAATTATTGTCACAgttatttcagagtctggtttGCTGGGGACATTCCTATTTATTATTCTTACATATGTGTTCATTCTCTCTACAGTACTCAAGATCCCCTCAgctgaggggagaaaaaaggctTTCTCTACTTGTGCCTCTCACCTTACTGTAGTCATCATTCACTTTGGATTTGCTGCCATAGTTTACTTAAAGCCAGAGGCACAAGAGGGAGATGATTCCCTGATAACTATCCCCTACACTGTTGTCACACCCTTTCTCAGCCCTATCATTTTCACCCTGAGAAACAAGGACATGAAGAATTCTCTGAAGAGAGTACTAGACAAGAAAGTTGCCTTAACCAAATGA